In Solibacillus isronensis, one DNA window encodes the following:
- a CDS encoding sensor domain-containing protein has protein sequence MTKEQIYSTSTEPLLDTPFPSFVLLPNGTLVHGNLRQLDYPTQETKELIGKSIHDTLFSEVGDDVIESILTSSVALCLYNIPLSLKGQSSKTCTLYTKPTVFANEQAISVLCIPNEEVRLMDEEQQHLVDLKNGIHQSFMTVTLDQDGFITQTNQPFLTASRWTPKRVIGKTLWQLFPQNPESEKAVLEIWKTLQNGQVWQGEVEKLTKDEQLYWVHLTAIPMMGQTFEKNEYLLIERNITKEKKIQFQLEKIAYIDTETGMMNVHRLEQIIGEMIEEQRHFSFVYLSIDKFYTIKDLHDGVAGNSLILEFTKRMKMYFQDSTMARINESEFVVITPLPEWFTQGFLNYLQQNPIYSGNVAVPLSLSGGITRFPEDQMTFSQLMKASLATIASVRSAGGDSIVSLSKSSHAALNRRSIVEKRLLLALDQKNLHVLYQPQLDLRSGKITAVEALVRWDDEEIGAVSPDELIPIAEETGLINNIGSFMLEKACEQAVLWKNAGHAIKVSINSSVREFRDKNMAKSILETLERTGCPANLLQIEITEKFALEAEAETGIIKQMRTLENEGIVFALDDFGTGYGSFRYMQLLPISILKIDQTFIRSLKSEKNQQLVNGMVQLGKSMNLTVVAEGVETEEQMQILTSIGCEVIQGYFVSKPSSTEEISSLLG, from the coding sequence ATGACAAAAGAACAAATCTATTCTACTAGTACTGAGCCACTACTAGATACCCCTTTTCCTTCTTTTGTACTTTTACCTAATGGTACACTCGTTCATGGAAATCTCCGTCAATTAGACTACCCAACACAAGAGACAAAAGAACTAATCGGAAAGTCCATACACGACACGCTATTTTCAGAAGTAGGTGACGATGTCATTGAATCAATTTTAACAAGTTCAGTAGCGTTATGTTTGTACAACATTCCTCTTTCACTGAAAGGTCAATCTTCCAAAACTTGCACACTTTATACGAAGCCGACTGTCTTTGCAAATGAGCAAGCGATCTCTGTTCTTTGTATTCCAAATGAAGAAGTTCGTTTAATGGATGAAGAACAGCAGCATTTAGTCGACCTTAAAAACGGGATCCACCAATCATTCATGACCGTTACACTTGACCAGGACGGCTTTATTACTCAAACAAATCAGCCATTTTTAACAGCAAGCCGCTGGACACCAAAACGGGTCATCGGGAAAACATTGTGGCAATTATTCCCGCAGAATCCTGAATCTGAAAAAGCTGTCCTTGAAATTTGGAAAACCTTGCAAAACGGGCAAGTTTGGCAAGGTGAAGTTGAGAAATTGACAAAGGATGAGCAGCTTTACTGGGTACATTTAACGGCGATTCCGATGATGGGCCAAACATTTGAAAAGAACGAGTATTTGCTGATTGAACGGAATATTACAAAAGAGAAAAAGATTCAGTTCCAACTGGAGAAAATCGCATATATCGATACAGAAACAGGAATGATGAATGTCCACCGCCTGGAACAAATTATCGGAGAAATGATTGAAGAACAGCGTCATTTTTCATTCGTTTACTTAAGTATTGATAAGTTTTACACAATTAAGGATTTACATGATGGCGTAGCCGGAAATTCCCTTATCTTAGAATTTACAAAACGCATGAAAATGTATTTCCAAGATAGTACGATGGCTCGTATTAATGAAAGTGAATTTGTCGTAATTACACCATTACCAGAATGGTTTACACAAGGTTTCCTGAATTATTTACAGCAAAATCCAATCTACAGCGGTAACGTAGCAGTCCCACTTTCATTAAGCGGCGGTATTACACGCTTCCCGGAAGATCAAATGACATTCTCTCAATTAATGAAGGCATCATTGGCTACGATCGCTTCTGTACGCAGTGCGGGCGGTGACAGCATCGTCTCATTATCAAAATCTTCACATGCTGCGTTAAACCGCAGATCAATTGTTGAAAAGCGATTACTGCTTGCATTAGATCAGAAAAACCTGCATGTTCTCTACCAGCCTCAACTTGATTTAAGAAGCGGTAAAATCACAGCTGTCGAGGCATTAGTCCGTTGGGATGATGAAGAAATCGGCGCTGTATCACCTGATGAACTGATTCCTATCGCGGAAGAGACAGGTCTCATTAATAATATCGGTTCGTTTATGCTGGAAAAAGCATGTGAACAAGCGGTCCTATGGAAAAATGCGGGCCATGCGATCAAAGTTAGCATCAACTCTTCCGTGCGCGAGTTCCGTGATAAAAATATGGCCAAGTCCATTTTGGAAACACTTGAACGTACTGGATGTCCGGCAAATTTACTGCAAATCGAAATTACCGAAAAGTTTGCATTGGAAGCTGAAGCTGAAACAGGAATTATTAAGCAAATGCGGACACTTGAAAATGAAGGCATCGTCTTTGCGCTAGACGATTTCGGTACAGGTTACGGCTCGTTCCGTTACATGCAACTTCTGCCAATTTCAATTTTAAAAATTGACCAGACATTTATTCGCTCGCTGAAATCAGAAAAAAACCAGCAGCTCGTAAACGGTATGGTACAGCTAGGAAAATCAATGAATTTGACGGTTGTTGCGGAAGGTGTGGAAACAGAAGAACAAATGCAGATCCTGACAAGCATCGGCTGTGAGGTCATCCAAGGATACTTCGTAAGCAAACCAAGTTCTACAGAAGAAATTTCTTCTTTATTAGGATAA